The following is a genomic window from Crossiella equi.
TTCGGGCCTGACCGACACCGGTCAGGGGAATTGTTGACCGGTTCCACCGCTCCCTATCGTCCCTGACCGGGCGACCCCGGCCTGCCTTGGTCCACTGTGGACAGTGGCGGGCCGGGGACTGGAGAGGGCGGCGTCATGGGCGAACGGGTGAACCGACGGCTGTTCCTGCGCCTGTCGGCGGGTGGCGCGGGTGCGGGCGCGCTGGCACTGTCGGGGGTGCAGGGCACCGCCGCCGAGGCCGGGGAGGACGCCGTGAGCGCGCTGTCGGTCGACTCGCTCACCGTGGAGGCAGCGACCAACCCGCTGGGCGTGGACGTGGCGCAACCCCGGCTGAGCTGGGTGTTGCGCACCAGTCGCAACGGCGCGACCCAGTCGGGCTACCAGGTCCAGGTCGCCACCGACCGGCACCGGCTGCTGATCGGGGAACCCGCGCACGACACCGGCCGGGTGAGTTCTCCGGACACCCTGGCCAACACCTACACCGGCCCGGCGCTCAAGCCGCGCACCCGCTACCACTGGCGCGTCCGCGTCTGGGACGACCGGGGCCGGGCCTCGGAGTGGAGCGCCCCGGCCTGGTGGGAGACCGGCAAGCTCGCCGAACCCTGGACGGCGACCTGGGTCGGCGCGGCCGAACCCCCGCCCCCGCCGGGCTTCGACGGCGTGTCCTGGCTGGGCGGTCCGGGCTGGACCCTCTCCGGTGCCCCGGTGGGCTCCCGCTGGTTCCGCGCGGCCCTGGACCTGCCGGGCGAGGTCCGCCGCGCCCGCCTGGTGGCCACCGCCGACGACCGCCTGGCCGTGCACGTGCACGGCGAACGCGTGCTCGCGGCCCTGGTCCCCACGAACTCCTGGCAGGCCGCACACCTGCTGGACGTCACCGAGGCCGTGCGCGCGGCCGGTACGCGTGCGGTGGTCGCGGTGGAGGTGGCCAACACCGGCGGCCCGGCGGGCCTGTTGCTGCGCCTGGTCGTCGACCTGGCCGACGGCACGACCCGCGAGCTGGGCACCGGTCCGGGCTGGCGCGCCACCGACACCGCGGCCGAGGGCTGGACCGCCCCGGGCTTCGACGACTCGGCGTGGCCGGAGGCCGCGGTGCTGACCGCCTACGGCCAGGGGCCCTGGGGCAAGTCGGTCTCGGTCCCGGCGACCCAGCTGCCCTCGCCGTTGCTGCGCAAGGACTTCCACCTGGCCAAACCGGTCACCCGGGCCCGCCTGTACGTCAGCGGCCTGGCCTACCAGGAGACCCACGTCAACGGCCGCCGGGTCAGCGACGCGGTCCTGGACCCGGGCTTCACCGGCTACGACCGCACGGTCTTCTACACCGTGCACGACATCACCGACCTGCTCCGCCAGGGCGACAACACGGTCGGCGTGGCCCTGGGTCGCGGCTTCTGGGGCATGACCACGGTCAACGTGTGGGACTGGCACCTGGCCAAATGGCGCGGTGAGCCCCGCCTGCTGGCCGAGCTGCACGTCGACCACCCGGACGGCAGCACGACCACGATCGGCACGGGTGACGGCTGGCGCCTGGCCCCGGGCCCGACCCGCACGGACTCCCTGTACGCGGGCGAGACCTTCGACGCCCGCGAGGCCCTGCCCGGCTGGCACACCCCGGGCTTCACCGAAGGTCCACAGTGGACCAAGGCGGAAGCGCGCCCGGGCCCGTCCGGAACCCTGGTGGCCCAGCCGAACGAACCGATCCGCATCACCTCCTCGGTCCGCCCGGCCCGCATCACGCAACCCCGCCCGGGCACGTACGTGGTGGACATGGGCCGCACGATGGCGGGCTGGACCAGGCTGAGCGTGCGCGCGGCGGCGGGCACCCGGATCACCCTGCTGCACGGCGAGACCCTGAACCCGGACGGCACG
Proteins encoded in this region:
- a CDS encoding family 78 glycoside hydrolase catalytic domain, which produces MGERVNRRLFLRLSAGGAGAGALALSGVQGTAAEAGEDAVSALSVDSLTVEAATNPLGVDVAQPRLSWVLRTSRNGATQSGYQVQVATDRHRLLIGEPAHDTGRVSSPDTLANTYTGPALKPRTRYHWRVRVWDDRGRASEWSAPAWWETGKLAEPWTATWVGAAEPPPPPGFDGVSWLGGPGWTLSGAPVGSRWFRAALDLPGEVRRARLVATADDRLAVHVHGERVLAALVPTNSWQAAHLLDVTEAVRAAGTRAVVAVEVANTGGPAGLLLRLVVDLADGTTRELGTGPGWRATDTAAEGWTAPGFDDSAWPEAAVLTAYGQGPWGKSVSVPATQLPSPLLRKDFHLAKPVTRARLYVSGLAYQETHVNGRRVSDAVLDPGFTGYDRTVFYTVHDITDLLRQGDNTVGVALGRGFWGMTTVNVWDWHLAKWRGEPRLLAELHVDHPDGSTTTIGTGDGWRLAPGPTRTDSLYAGETFDAREALPGWHTPGFTEGPQWTKAEARPGPSGTLVAQPNEPIRITSSVRPARITQPRPGTYVVDMGRTMAGWTRLSVRAAAGTRITLLHGETLNPDGTVRSVNEHVKDTRQQRDDYICAGTGVETWEPRFSYKGFRYVEVTGLPRAPRPEEVLGRLVHSDVPDASEFRCAEPMFEQLDTMMRRTIVNNLHSIPTDTPKYEKNGWTGDAQVGAPSMAYAFGMQRFLTKWLGDLADSTNTEGQVPVIVPNGGRWGYQQLAPAPEWTTVFPYLARELHRWYGDLRPAQRHWKALTAYLDWELARMRDGLAETALGDFLAPDAPWGVAPEDNRLTATAYLYRALVGTAELADLLGHKTTATRYRTAAQAAKNRVNAVFLRGGHYRSDEDQGYRQTSNAIPLAFGLVPREQVPMVVASLVADIKAKGNHLNTGCLGTSVLLPVLTAHGHADTAHRIATQRTEPSWGYWIAQGADTMWEMWHKDSRSRNHYFQGTVTQWLYENVAGLRALSNGYQRFQVRPDARAGVSWARMSLETVRGKAAVSWEETATGLKVTVVVPVGSTAEVLLPPAVTAPEGAAVVARSADLTTYEIGSGTWQFG